A single window of Osmia bicornis bicornis chromosome 14, iOsmBic2.1, whole genome shotgun sequence DNA harbors:
- the LOC114879978 gene encoding tensin-1 isoform X12: protein MPDTMVVRILYAPKFTKIQTSSSATTPARTPGVGADATTTGSGKGGGRVTEVMELCYVTERIIALWYREDAQGVLEHATALLRGKHADNYMIFNLSSPGRPGEPNTREAGWPQGLAPSLERLCALCKELDSWLNGAPNRVVVLHARGSKERLGVAVSAYMNYSSICGGRDQALDRFAMRRFLDDKIGSLQVPSHRRYIKYFSGLLSGSLRISQSPLYLTHLTVLGVPLFEPTGCRAFLKVYEGLTPVYTSDLYSVTNAREFTVNLGGLRLRGDILVKCYHRVYSKQSREVMFSLQFHTCVISENVVSFPRSELDVACDDPRCPPDSVVTLYFASDAKRQDGPIPAPTPAVPHASAHHDPILHWDSYTNLEISDDEGRETPLSPPPPSSSSVQTSPRGLGYTCGPIDGSLYAVVHQGAAGGARGSPLTVSMDSGISSAPPQRPSPPEPEPDNQAHGDLDKLLHDMMLTVESMPDPPSEEYRRERNEKMYIQESRGYSSHTSSHSPSTYSTLKDSYRSYSAGKESSPPYNSSSSYSTLKNEYREPNKIEHRREEFDYRVSPDRKISESSTDSYRKHTDSFSPPGNIDYIDEDIPYHARQTSQPFSYGATSDMIKHQKLSSPSLVRKASVRGTAPMVDFEDILGENSRRPISPLSPNTPDPPPEFANGPTKGNSDHVDGLSWLRQQQLKLAARRDERNPGKLWRQETGNRVIGELRSLQRNRLRHDGYASDSAVLDDDDDAWVDNPTSGQTQTRPAPYTSAPASPLLPQRSSSRKYNGTAGTGTLGRPRAESVNERPFMSVKRAYEYRKYSDSQSPPTSPRSGLASTQPLGLAMQQQATFVSTDKPQPPRPESRSDSFIRADALLREHRQQQQQLATGNSIGNHTDQKQDFARGSRPESRNRVIAYQSYDRTTMTSNDRSVDHVDAGLLAVVDQQSTGQNNADPLVSLIQSLAEISPVRSPSSVTNKTVNDHHSPSNSAATAATASNNVANTITNCSPNQSPKAWQNCTQSHNDSASSWTERSVSPGSAVVSNASRPQTPAFPVHPRTPYVNNSSPTVTFAADRAYSTSNTSYNVNNNNNNVNNVETAGNNNNNVGNYASERTIYIEERREVSKETGLPPKSPTTQRRLSFPASGPLKQTHNKRWPLTNQSASFDYSKDRSVSPINESTMQSQVVSRSPGTPTHIEFSQSPKSATSYTSINSGGQSSPQVQYYGSRRSSVHSNTEPQEVADANVKFVRDTSRIWYKPNISREQAISMLKDAAPGTFVVRDSNSFPGAFGLALKVATPPPGAPSSPRDPSSELVRHFLIEPTSRGVRLKGCANEPVFSSLSALVYQHSLMAMALPCQLLLPEPEAAARALDSSTTNSTQQLLAQGAACNVLYLFTMDTESLTGPQAIKKAVTTMFEQKPLPTATIVHFKVSTQGITLTDNARKLFFRRHYPTNNISYCGLDTEERTWDFTGDDSGRSASAHRCFGFVARKPAHKSDNQCHVFAELEPEQPATAIVNFVNKVMMGNSIAKANIV from the exons ATACAGACGTCCTCGTCGGCGACGACACCCGCGAGGACGCCGGGCGTCGGCGCGGACGCGACGACTACAGGATCGGGAAAGGGCGGAGGTCGCGTCACGGAAGTAATGGAACTTTGTTACGTCACCGAAAGGATCATTGCTCTTTGGTACAGAGAGGATGCGCAGGGGGTCCTTGAACACGCTACGGCGCTCCTGCGAGGGAAGCATGCTGATAATTATATG ATATTCAATCTTTCGTCACCGGGTCGCCCGGGGGAACCGAACACCCGGGAGGCAGGTTGGCCACAAGGATTGGCACCCAGTTTGGAGAGATTGTGCGCCCTGTGCAAGGAGCTGGACTCCTGGTTGAACGGTGCTCCGAATCGCGTGGTGGTTCTTCACGCCAG GGGAAGCAAGGAACGATTGGGCGTGGCTGTTTCTGCGTATATGAACTACAGCAGCATATGCGGTGGACGTGACCAGGCGTTAGACAGGTTCGCTATGAGAAGATTCCTCGACGACAAGATTGGATCCCTCCAGGTTCCGTCGCATCGAAG GTACATTAAATACTTCAGCGGTCTGTTATCTGGCTCGTTGAGAATCAGTCAGTCGCCTTTGTATTTAACACATCTCACGGTCCTCGGTGTACCACTGTTCGAACCCACGGGATGTCGAGCCTTCCTGAAGGTGTACGAAGGGCTCACTCCAGTCTATACTTCGGATCTCTACTCCGTGACGAATGCTCGTGAATTCACAGTGAATCTCGGGGGTCTACGTCTGAGGGGTGACATTCTGGTGAAATGTTACCACAGGGTGTATTCGAAGCAGAGCCGAGAAGTGATGTTCTCCCTGCAG TTCCACACGTGCGTGATTTCGGAGAACGTGGTGTCCTTCCCTCGATCTGAACTGGACGTGGCTTGCGACGATCCTAGATGTCCTCCGGATAGCGTGGTGACTCTGTATTTCGCCAGCGACGCCAAGCGTCAAGACGGACCCATACCTGCACCGACGCCTGCTGTGCCGCACGCCTCCGCACACCACGATCCGATCTTACACTGGGACAGCTACACGAATCTCGAAATCAGCGACGATG aaGGACGGGAAACACCATTATCACCACCGCCACCTTCGAGTTCCTCCGTTCAGACGTCACCTCGTGGATTGGGTTACACTTGCGGTCCCATAGATGGATCCTTGTACGCTGTGGTACACCAGGGTGCTGCCGGTGGTGCCCGTGGCTCACCATTGACAGTTTCCATGGACAGCGGCATCAGCAGTGCTCCACCACAGAGACCTAGTCCACCCGAGCCAGAACCGGATAACCAGGCTCATGGTGATCTCGATAAGCTTCTTCATGATATGATGCTTACTGTTGAG TCGATGCCGGATCCTCCAAGCGAGGAGTacagaagagaaagaaacgagaagaTGTACATTCAAGAGAGCCGCGGTTATAGTAGTCACACGAGCAGCCATTCGCCATCGACGTACTCTACATTGAAAGATTCTTACAGAAGTTACAGCGCCGGGAAAGAATCGAGTCCCCCGTATAACTCGAGCAGCAGTTATAGTACTTTAAAGAACGAGTACCGTGAACCGAATAAGATCGAGCATCGAAGAGAGGAGTTCGATTATCGAGTGTCGCCCGATCGAAAAATCTCTGAATCGTCCACCGATTCGTATAGAAAGCACACAGACTCGTTTTCGCCGCCTGGTAATATCGATTATATCGACGAAGACATTCCCTATCACGCCAGACAGACGAGTCAACCGTTTTCGTACGGTGCTACTTCGGACATGATCAAACATCAGAAGCTTTCGTCGCCTTCGTTGGTCAGGAAAGCTTCTGTACGAGGCACCGCACCCATGGTGGACTTTGAGGATATCCTCGGAGAGAATTCGAGGAGACCCATCAGTCCCCTCAGCCCTAACACTCCGGATCCTCCGCCGGAATTCGCTAATGGACCGACCAAGGGCAATTCGGATCACGTCGATGG ATTATCCTGGCTGAGACAGCAGCAATTGAAACTGGCCGCGAGGAGGGACGAAAGGAACCCGGGAAAACTTTGGCGACAGGAGACCGGAAATCGGGTGATCGGCGAACTGAGGAGCTTGCAGAGAAACAGACTTAGGCACGATGGATATGCAAGCGACTCGGCTGTcctcgacgacgacgacgacgcgTGGGTTGACAATCCCACTTCCGGACAG aCGCAAACGCGACCGGCTCCCTACACATCGGCGCCAGCCAGCCCTCTGCTTCCGCAGCGTTCCAGCAGCCGGAAGTACAACGGAACCGCCGGAACCGGTACTTTGGGGAGACCTCGAGCGGAGAGCGTGAATGAGCGTCCTTTCATGTCTGTGAAACGGGCGTACGAATACCGCAAATACAGCGACAGCCAG AGCCCTCCGACATCCCCCCGCTCAGGCTTAGCAAGCACACAACCCTTAGGATTAGCAATGCAGCAACAAGCAACGTTCGTTAGCACGGACAAGCCGCAACCACCAAGGCCAGAATCTCGAAGCGACAGTTTTATTCGAGCTGACGCTCTGTTGCGCGAACATCgtcagcaacagcaacagctaGCAACCGGCAACAGTATCGGCAATCACACGGATCAGAAACAGGATTTCGCGAGAGGTTCGCGACCGGAATCGCGGAACAGAGTGATCGCTTATCAGAGCTACGATCGCACAACGATGACCAGCAACGATAGGAGCGTGGATCACGTGGACGCGGGATTGCTGGCGGTCGTCGATCAGCAATCGACCGGTCAAAACAACGCTGATCCTCTCGTGAGCCTCATTCAATCACTGGCCGAAATTTCGCCTGTTCGCTCGCCCTCATCCGTGACTAACAAGACCGTGAACGATCATCACTCTCCAAGCAACAGCGCAGCAACTGCGGCAACTGCGAGCAACAACGTTGCTAACACCATCACTAATTGCTCCCCTAACCAGTCGCCCAAAGCATGGCAGAATTGCACCCAG TCGCACAATGACTCGGCGTCATCGTGGACCGAGAGGAGCGTCAGTCCCGGAAGTGCAGTGGTCAGCAACGCCTCGAGGCCTCAGACCCCAGCGTTTCCGGTGCATCCTCGAACACCGTACGTCAACAATTCATCACCGACGGTGACGTTCGCGGCTGATCGTGCTTACTCCACTTCCAACACTAGTTACAACGtgaataacaataataacaatGTGAACAACGTCGAGACAGCCggaaacaataataataatgtcgGGAATTACGCTAGCGAACGAACGATCTATATCGAAGAACGAAGAGAAGTCTCGAAGGAGACGGGACTTCCACCCAAGAGTCCGACAACACAGAG ACGATTGAGTTTCCCGGCAAGCGGGCCACTTAAACAAACGCATAACAAACGATGGCCGCTCACTAACCAATCGGCGTCGTTCGACTATAG CAAGGACCGATCTGTTTCTCCGATAAACGAGTCGACGATGCAGTCTCAAGTTGTCTCACGCAGCCCTGGTACTCCGACTCACATCGAGTTCTCGCAGAGTCCCAAG agTGCCACATCGTACACTTCCATTAACAGCGGTGGCCAATCGTCTCCACAGGTCCAGTATTATGGTTCGAGACGGTCCAGCGTTCATTCGAACACCGAGCCCCAGGAAGTGGCCGATGCGAACGTTAAATTTGTGCGCGACACCAGCAGGATCTGGTACAAGCCAAACATATCTCGAGAGCAAG CCATCTCAATGCTGAAAGATGCAGCACCTGGAACGTTCGTTGTCAGAGACAGCAACTCCTTCCCAGGTGCCTTTGGACTCGCTTTGAAGGTAGCAACTCCACCTCCAGGTGCACCGAGCAGTCCCAGAGACCCGTCCAGCGAGTTGGTCAGGCATTTCTTGATCGAACCTACCTCCAGAGGTGTCAGGTTAAAGGGTTGCGCGAACGAACCAGTTTTCAGCTCGCTGTCGGCATTGGTTTATCAGCATAGCTTGATGGCGATGGCTCTTCCTTGCCAGCTGCTGCTCCCGGAACCGGAAGCTGCGGCCAGAGCCCTAGATTCATCTACCACGAACAGCACCCAACAGCTGCTCGCGCAGGGTGCAG CCTGCAACGTTTTATACCTTTTCACAATGGATACCGAATCGCTGACGGGACCTCAAGCGATTAAAAAAGCAGTCACGACCATGTTTGAACAGAAACCACTGCCTACCGCGACTATCGTTCATTTTAAGGTCTCTACACAAGG
- the LOC114879978 gene encoding tensin-1 isoform X11, with amino-acid sequence MLSTVQCHGDVHRRNYHVPYTHNGGYEVQPKNINTISRSKQHQIQTSSSATTPARTPGVGADATTTGSGKGGGRVTEVMELCYVTERIIALWYREDAQGVLEHATALLRGKHADNYMIFNLSSPGRPGEPNTREAGWPQGLAPSLERLCALCKELDSWLNGAPNRVVVLHARGSKERLGVAVSAYMNYSSICGGRDQALDRFAMRRFLDDKIGSLQVPSHRRYIKYFSGLLSGSLRISQSPLYLTHLTVLGVPLFEPTGCRAFLKVYEGLTPVYTSDLYSVTNAREFTVNLGGLRLRGDILVKCYHRVYSKQSREVMFSLQFHTCVISENVVSFPRSELDVACDDPRCPPDSVVTLYFASDAKRQDGPIPAPTPAVPHASAHHDPILHWDSYTNLEISDDEGRETPLSPPPPSSSSVQTSPRGLGYTCGPIDGSLYAVVHQGAAGGARGSPLTVSMDSGISSAPPQRPSPPEPEPDNQAHGDLDKLLHDMMLTVESMPDPPSEEYRRERNEKMYIQESRGYSSHTSSHSPSTYSTLKDSYRSYSAGKESSPPYNSSSSYSTLKNEYREPNKIEHRREEFDYRVSPDRKISESSTDSYRKHTDSFSPPGNIDYIDEDIPYHARQTSQPFSYGATSDMIKHQKLSSPSLVRKASVRGTAPMVDFEDILGENSRRPISPLSPNTPDPPPEFANGPTKGNSDHVDGLSWLRQQQLKLAARRDERNPGKLWRQETGNRVIGELRSLQRNRLRHDGYASDSAVLDDDDDAWVDNPTSGQTQTRPAPYTSAPASPLLPQRSSSRKYNGTAGTGTLGRPRAESVNERPFMSVKRAYEYRKYSDSQSPPTSPRSGLASTQPLGLAMQQQATFVSTDKPQPPRPESRSDSFIRADALLREHRQQQQQLATGNSIGNHTDQKQDFARGSRPESRNRVIAYQSYDRTTMTSNDRSVDHVDAGLLAVVDQQSTGQNNADPLVSLIQSLAEISPVRSPSSVTNKTVNDHHSPSNSAATAATASNNVANTITNCSPNQSPKAWQNCTQSHNDSASSWTERSVSPGSAVVSNASRPQTPAFPVHPRTPYVNNSSPTVTFAADRAYSTSNTSYNVNNNNNNVNNVETAGNNNNNVGNYASERTIYIEERREVSKETGLPPKSPTTQRRLSFPASGPLKQTHNKRWPLTNQSASFDYSKDRSVSPINESTMQSQVVSRSPGTPTHIEFSQSPKSATSYTSINSGGQSSPQVQYYGSRRSSVHSNTEPQEVADANVKFVRDTSRIWYKPNISREQAISMLKDAAPGTFVVRDSNSFPGAFGLALKVATPPPGAPSSPRDPSSELVRHFLIEPTSRGVRLKGCANEPVFSSLSALVYQHSLMAMALPCQLLLPEPEAAARALDSSTTNSTQQLLAQGAACNVLYLFTMDTESLTGPQAIKKAVTTMFEQKPLPTATIVHFKVSTQGITLTDNARKLFFRRHYPTNNISYCGLDTEERTWDFTGDDSGRSASAHRCFGFVARKPAHKSDNQCHVFAELEPEQPATAIVNFVNKVMMGNSIAKANIV; translated from the exons ATACAGACGTCCTCGTCGGCGACGACACCCGCGAGGACGCCGGGCGTCGGCGCGGACGCGACGACTACAGGATCGGGAAAGGGCGGAGGTCGCGTCACGGAAGTAATGGAACTTTGTTACGTCACCGAAAGGATCATTGCTCTTTGGTACAGAGAGGATGCGCAGGGGGTCCTTGAACACGCTACGGCGCTCCTGCGAGGGAAGCATGCTGATAATTATATG ATATTCAATCTTTCGTCACCGGGTCGCCCGGGGGAACCGAACACCCGGGAGGCAGGTTGGCCACAAGGATTGGCACCCAGTTTGGAGAGATTGTGCGCCCTGTGCAAGGAGCTGGACTCCTGGTTGAACGGTGCTCCGAATCGCGTGGTGGTTCTTCACGCCAG GGGAAGCAAGGAACGATTGGGCGTGGCTGTTTCTGCGTATATGAACTACAGCAGCATATGCGGTGGACGTGACCAGGCGTTAGACAGGTTCGCTATGAGAAGATTCCTCGACGACAAGATTGGATCCCTCCAGGTTCCGTCGCATCGAAG GTACATTAAATACTTCAGCGGTCTGTTATCTGGCTCGTTGAGAATCAGTCAGTCGCCTTTGTATTTAACACATCTCACGGTCCTCGGTGTACCACTGTTCGAACCCACGGGATGTCGAGCCTTCCTGAAGGTGTACGAAGGGCTCACTCCAGTCTATACTTCGGATCTCTACTCCGTGACGAATGCTCGTGAATTCACAGTGAATCTCGGGGGTCTACGTCTGAGGGGTGACATTCTGGTGAAATGTTACCACAGGGTGTATTCGAAGCAGAGCCGAGAAGTGATGTTCTCCCTGCAG TTCCACACGTGCGTGATTTCGGAGAACGTGGTGTCCTTCCCTCGATCTGAACTGGACGTGGCTTGCGACGATCCTAGATGTCCTCCGGATAGCGTGGTGACTCTGTATTTCGCCAGCGACGCCAAGCGTCAAGACGGACCCATACCTGCACCGACGCCTGCTGTGCCGCACGCCTCCGCACACCACGATCCGATCTTACACTGGGACAGCTACACGAATCTCGAAATCAGCGACGATG aaGGACGGGAAACACCATTATCACCACCGCCACCTTCGAGTTCCTCCGTTCAGACGTCACCTCGTGGATTGGGTTACACTTGCGGTCCCATAGATGGATCCTTGTACGCTGTGGTACACCAGGGTGCTGCCGGTGGTGCCCGTGGCTCACCATTGACAGTTTCCATGGACAGCGGCATCAGCAGTGCTCCACCACAGAGACCTAGTCCACCCGAGCCAGAACCGGATAACCAGGCTCATGGTGATCTCGATAAGCTTCTTCATGATATGATGCTTACTGTTGAG TCGATGCCGGATCCTCCAAGCGAGGAGTacagaagagaaagaaacgagaagaTGTACATTCAAGAGAGCCGCGGTTATAGTAGTCACACGAGCAGCCATTCGCCATCGACGTACTCTACATTGAAAGATTCTTACAGAAGTTACAGCGCCGGGAAAGAATCGAGTCCCCCGTATAACTCGAGCAGCAGTTATAGTACTTTAAAGAACGAGTACCGTGAACCGAATAAGATCGAGCATCGAAGAGAGGAGTTCGATTATCGAGTGTCGCCCGATCGAAAAATCTCTGAATCGTCCACCGATTCGTATAGAAAGCACACAGACTCGTTTTCGCCGCCTGGTAATATCGATTATATCGACGAAGACATTCCCTATCACGCCAGACAGACGAGTCAACCGTTTTCGTACGGTGCTACTTCGGACATGATCAAACATCAGAAGCTTTCGTCGCCTTCGTTGGTCAGGAAAGCTTCTGTACGAGGCACCGCACCCATGGTGGACTTTGAGGATATCCTCGGAGAGAATTCGAGGAGACCCATCAGTCCCCTCAGCCCTAACACTCCGGATCCTCCGCCGGAATTCGCTAATGGACCGACCAAGGGCAATTCGGATCACGTCGATGG ATTATCCTGGCTGAGACAGCAGCAATTGAAACTGGCCGCGAGGAGGGACGAAAGGAACCCGGGAAAACTTTGGCGACAGGAGACCGGAAATCGGGTGATCGGCGAACTGAGGAGCTTGCAGAGAAACAGACTTAGGCACGATGGATATGCAAGCGACTCGGCTGTcctcgacgacgacgacgacgcgTGGGTTGACAATCCCACTTCCGGACAG aCGCAAACGCGACCGGCTCCCTACACATCGGCGCCAGCCAGCCCTCTGCTTCCGCAGCGTTCCAGCAGCCGGAAGTACAACGGAACCGCCGGAACCGGTACTTTGGGGAGACCTCGAGCGGAGAGCGTGAATGAGCGTCCTTTCATGTCTGTGAAACGGGCGTACGAATACCGCAAATACAGCGACAGCCAG AGCCCTCCGACATCCCCCCGCTCAGGCTTAGCAAGCACACAACCCTTAGGATTAGCAATGCAGCAACAAGCAACGTTCGTTAGCACGGACAAGCCGCAACCACCAAGGCCAGAATCTCGAAGCGACAGTTTTATTCGAGCTGACGCTCTGTTGCGCGAACATCgtcagcaacagcaacagctaGCAACCGGCAACAGTATCGGCAATCACACGGATCAGAAACAGGATTTCGCGAGAGGTTCGCGACCGGAATCGCGGAACAGAGTGATCGCTTATCAGAGCTACGATCGCACAACGATGACCAGCAACGATAGGAGCGTGGATCACGTGGACGCGGGATTGCTGGCGGTCGTCGATCAGCAATCGACCGGTCAAAACAACGCTGATCCTCTCGTGAGCCTCATTCAATCACTGGCCGAAATTTCGCCTGTTCGCTCGCCCTCATCCGTGACTAACAAGACCGTGAACGATCATCACTCTCCAAGCAACAGCGCAGCAACTGCGGCAACTGCGAGCAACAACGTTGCTAACACCATCACTAATTGCTCCCCTAACCAGTCGCCCAAAGCATGGCAGAATTGCACCCAG TCGCACAATGACTCGGCGTCATCGTGGACCGAGAGGAGCGTCAGTCCCGGAAGTGCAGTGGTCAGCAACGCCTCGAGGCCTCAGACCCCAGCGTTTCCGGTGCATCCTCGAACACCGTACGTCAACAATTCATCACCGACGGTGACGTTCGCGGCTGATCGTGCTTACTCCACTTCCAACACTAGTTACAACGtgaataacaataataacaatGTGAACAACGTCGAGACAGCCggaaacaataataataatgtcgGGAATTACGCTAGCGAACGAACGATCTATATCGAAGAACGAAGAGAAGTCTCGAAGGAGACGGGACTTCCACCCAAGAGTCCGACAACACAGAG ACGATTGAGTTTCCCGGCAAGCGGGCCACTTAAACAAACGCATAACAAACGATGGCCGCTCACTAACCAATCGGCGTCGTTCGACTATAG CAAGGACCGATCTGTTTCTCCGATAAACGAGTCGACGATGCAGTCTCAAGTTGTCTCACGCAGCCCTGGTACTCCGACTCACATCGAGTTCTCGCAGAGTCCCAAG agTGCCACATCGTACACTTCCATTAACAGCGGTGGCCAATCGTCTCCACAGGTCCAGTATTATGGTTCGAGACGGTCCAGCGTTCATTCGAACACCGAGCCCCAGGAAGTGGCCGATGCGAACGTTAAATTTGTGCGCGACACCAGCAGGATCTGGTACAAGCCAAACATATCTCGAGAGCAAG CCATCTCAATGCTGAAAGATGCAGCACCTGGAACGTTCGTTGTCAGAGACAGCAACTCCTTCCCAGGTGCCTTTGGACTCGCTTTGAAGGTAGCAACTCCACCTCCAGGTGCACCGAGCAGTCCCAGAGACCCGTCCAGCGAGTTGGTCAGGCATTTCTTGATCGAACCTACCTCCAGAGGTGTCAGGTTAAAGGGTTGCGCGAACGAACCAGTTTTCAGCTCGCTGTCGGCATTGGTTTATCAGCATAGCTTGATGGCGATGGCTCTTCCTTGCCAGCTGCTGCTCCCGGAACCGGAAGCTGCGGCCAGAGCCCTAGATTCATCTACCACGAACAGCACCCAACAGCTGCTCGCGCAGGGTGCAG CCTGCAACGTTTTATACCTTTTCACAATGGATACCGAATCGCTGACGGGACCTCAAGCGATTAAAAAAGCAGTCACGACCATGTTTGAACAGAAACCACTGCCTACCGCGACTATCGTTCATTTTAAGGTCTCTACACAAGG